In one Asterias amurensis chromosome 9, ASM3211899v1 genomic region, the following are encoded:
- the LOC139941648 gene encoding uncharacterized protein isoform X1: MEPNVDKPEDTDMEATSSEVKGLKEELAETKEKLATVQEELAVSEESRNKLEKYNEELQEKVETLSQELLAIRGTLERSVKDVGCQIDPIIDMTTSDVTSTDRVVPSDWVMEEQTAGTSSQSVADSVKAAAEAAVNRSGFVLDTTSGMYYDCNSGYYYDQVNKLYYDPNSGIYYYFDERSSSYQFHSQIELPAFYGARQKHSGKGRGRGFEKKTGKRRVEETREVRRKDSAYDEDCEIVEMEQDTRQGQKQKRRRTGLLIDLGRSSEEKERVKSRRDRHEVKLRKKHRSHSREEVRGDVEVVKSRHGYNRRKQSRERRRKQRLEGHSRKKAKKSEGKRRRSKEDDHSYHRTQDELMVTEVLSEGEIGVDEGPDEEVESNGQVRPEQEDDKLHSKTDQRPLENEKVKKATQKDAQTSPETGRGSSEGSTAKDDSQSGEEVKTDEDKGQQAKGQGSAEQEGDNAAVVPNLETEAGEVEPATETGLEIGSKGDKAEDNSYEEIVEDVMIIEEDGEEFIVLSSDELEEGELSESESSGSDFSNTSSYESDSDISDDELEEIDLDSDNSNGIEVLKVDYPPCIRMIVTKSDTIKPLGSLFIVTCSGGTIGREGSSHILLIPSVKVSKRHAQIVYESEERQYTIKDLGSQNGTIINGKAISEQRVVSEPHPLSHRDYITIGGTTIRLHIHAGDETCDECEPGQVQALIAIQQQNEPGTASSSTKQDKEQQRKKELRQLKKKFNLTKDDFVNKDPSLMNSAYTDRAGDRRRTVGSDNPYQPHDEPASVDRAISSTNLGHKLLSKMGWSEGQSLGKNDQGIKEPIKAMVHTKNAGLGAGMVQSLDQVPFIRHRNNEKWDRARKRYNLINPPGVFHNQGRAAQQAPPAWVQGGAEQVETSRKDQAANTGHGFAVVQLPLATQRQMQQDRSNEIVEIWDDSMETSPDQEKVEDGSGQNELVKQTNDSSSADKHEHGKAAVDDYERLLLGTVGETLNDAGMGSQMEVRSSETFVKRKEGKVGRQLRKRSDNDVEAEAGSSEKNLTRNETVDSLGKKDCQSKSVDESIQLPTTSTDQNITSSEIASENLSVVEKTTEKEQNEGVEDNIDKSDNIDKSDNVDKLDNIDKSESESRSGKDQSEKEPDRVAFKMTAEGAGSLNGKGKIALKWNKGGKEKLTSNLLAFEKSDSEEEGQEEGCSTSETREKSKSKGTKSSGKESSSSTRQRSERPSRWSKNKSSSGK; this comes from the exons ATGGAG CCTAATGTGGACAAGCCAGAAGATACTGACATGGAGGCCACGAGTTCAGAGGTCAAAGGTCTCAAAGAAGAACTTGCTGAGACAAAGGAAAAGCTCGCAACAGTTCAGGAGGAACTTGCTGTTTCCGAGGAGTCCAGAAACAAGTTGGAGAAATACAACGAGGAATTGCAAGAGAAG GTGGAAACATTGAGTCAAGAATTACTTGCAATCCGCGGAACTCTGGAGAGATCTGTGAAGGATGTCGGTTGTCAGATAGACCCAATAATTGATATGACAACATCAGACGTAACCTCGACAGATAGAGTCGTCCCATCAGATTGGGTCATGGAAGAACAAACGGCT GGTACGTCATCTCAGTCTGTAGCTGATAGTGTAAAGGCCGCTGCTGAGGCTGCTGTTAATAGGAGTGGCTTTGTCTTGGATACAACATCCGGCATGTACTATGATTGCAACTCCGGTTATTACTACGATCAG gtgAACAAACTATATTACGATCCCAACTCTGGAATTTACTACTACTTCGATGAAAGGTCTTCCTCGTACCAGTTCCATTCTCAAATAGAACTCCCAGCATTCTATGGGGCAAGACAGAAGCATTCTGGGAAGGGTCGGGGTCGAGGTTTCGAGAAGAAGACCGGGAAAAGACGAGTGGAGGAGACAAGAGAGGTAAGG AGGAAAGACAGTGCTTATGATGAAGACTGTGAAATTGTCGAGATGGAACAGGATACCAGACAAGGACAGAAACAGAAACGCAGAAGGACTGGCTTGTTGATCGACCTCGGCAGGAGTTCCGAAGAAAAAGAGCGTGTCAAATCTCGAAGAGATCGACACGAGGTTAAACTGAGGAAGAAGCATCGCTCTCATAGTCGAGAAGAAGTGCGTGGTGATGTTGAAGTGGTCAAAAGTCGACACGGTTATAACAGGAGAAAGCAGTCTAGAGAAAGAAGACGGAAACAGCGACTTGAGGGACATTCAAGAAAGAAAGCTAAGAAGTCGGAAGGTAAGCGGCGGAGGAGTAAGGAGGATGACCATAGTTACCATCGCACGCAGGATGAGCTCATGGTGACGGAGGTGCTGTCTGAGGGTGAGATTGGAGTGGACGAAGGACCTGATGAAGAGGTTGAAAGTAACGGCCAAGTGAGACCTGAACAAGAAGATGATAAACTTCATTCTAAGACGGATCAGAGACCCTTGGAAAATGAGAAAGTTAAGAAGGCAACTCAGAAAGACGCCCAAACCAGTCCCGAAACAGGAAGGGGTAGCTCCGAAGGATCAACCGCCAAAGATGACTCGCAGAGCGGGGAAGAGGTCAAGACGGACGAGGACAAAGGTCAGCAGGCCAAAGGTCAGGGGTCAGCAGAACAGGAAGGAGACAACGCCGCCGTCGTTCCCAATCTTGAAACAGAAGCGGGGGAAGTGGAACCTGCGACAGAAACGGGTCTTGAAATTGGGAGCAAAGGCGACAAAGCAGAGGACAATTCCTACGAGGAGATCGTTGAAGATGTTATGATTATTGAGGAGGACGGAGAGGAATTTATCGTCTTAAGTTCAGACGAATTGGAAGAAGGAGAGTTGTCGGAGAGCGAGTCGTCTGGGTCGGACTTCAGCAATACCAGCTCTTACGAATCTGACAGCGATATATCGGACGACGAGTTAGAAGAAATAGATTTGGATTCTGATAATTCAAATGGAATAGAAG TTCTGAAGGTGGACTACCCGCCGTGTATTCGGATGATCGTGACCAAGTCGGATACCATCAAACCACTGGGATCACTCTTCATTGTGACATGTTCAGGTGGAACAATTGGAAG AGAGGGCAGCAGTCACATTTTGCTCATCCCTAGTGTGAAGGTGAGCAAGCGTCATGCTCAGATTGTGTACGAGTCCGAAGAACGACAGTACACCATCAAAGATCTTGGCAGTCAGAATGGAACGATAATCAATGGCAAGGCAATATCAGAG CAACGTGTGGTGAGTGAACCACATCCGTTATCCCACCGTGACTACATCACCATTGGAGGTACTACGATTAGACTCCACATCCATGCTGGGGACGAAACGTGTGATGAATGCGAACCGGGACAGGTCCAAGCATTGATTGCAATCCAGCAACAGAATGAAccag GGACGGCATCATCGAGCACTAAGCAAGACAAGGAACAACAGCGCAAGAAGGAGCTTCGGCAACTCAAGAAGAAATTCAACCTAACTAAGGATGACTTTGTGAATAAGGATCCGTCCTTGATGAACTCTGCATACACTGATCGAGCGGGAGACAGACGTCGTACAGTAGGAAGCGATAACCCGTATCAACCTCATGATGAGCCTGCTTCAGTAGATAG AGCGATAAGTTCCACTAATCTTGGTCATAAGTTGCTGTCAAAGATGGGTTGGTCAGAGGGTCAGTCGCTTGGCAAGAACGACCAAGGAATCAAAGAACCG ATTAAAGCAATGGTCCACACTAAGAATGCAGGTCTTGGTGCTGGCATGGTGCAGAGTCTCGATCAAGTGCCGTTTATCAGACACAGAAATAACGAGAAATGGGATCGAGCACGAAAGCGTTATAATCTCATCAATCCGCCGGGGGTCTTTCATAACCAAGGCAGGGCGGCACAGCAAGCACCGCCGGCCTGGGTACAAGGTGGAGCAGAACAAGTTGAAACGAGTCGAAAGGACCAAGCGGCAAACACTGGGCATGGTTTTGCAGTTGTGCAGTTACCGCTAGCTACGCAGAGACAAATGCAACAGGATCGATCAAATGAGATTGTTGAGATTTGGGATGATTCGATGGAGACCTCTCCGGATCAGGAGAAGGTCGAAGACGGTTCTGGACAGAATGAGCTCGTCAAACAAACGAATGATAGCAGTTCTGCTGATAAACACGAACATGGAAAAGCAGCTGTTGATGACTATGAGAGATTGCTGCTAGGTACTGTAGGAGAAACCCTCAATGATGCTGGTATGGGTTCCCAAATGGAAGTGAGAAGTAGCGAGACGTTTGTGAAAAGGAAAGAAGGGAAGGTGGGTAGACAGTTACGGAAAAGATCAGACAATGATGTCGAGGCTGAGGCTGGTAGCAGTGAGAAGAACTTGACTAGGAATGAAACTGTGGACAGTCTAGGCAAAAAGGATTGTCAGTCAAAATCAGTTGATGAATCAATACAGTTGCCGACTACATCCACGGATCAAAATATTACGAGTTCTGAGATTGCCTCTGAGAATCTATCAGTAGTCGAAAAAACAACTGAAAAGGAACAAAATGAAGGAGTGGAAGATAACATTGATAAGTCAGATAACATTGATAAGTCAGATAATGTTGATAAGTTAGATAACATTGATAAGTCGGAGTCGGAGTCACGATCTGGTAAAGATCAAAGCGAAAAGGAACCGGACAGAGTTGCATTCAAGATGACCGCAGAAGGTGCGGGGAGCTTGAACGGCAAAGGAAAGATCGCATTGAAATGGAATAAAGGCGGTAAGGAGAAACTGACGTCGAATCTGTTGGCATTTGAGAAAAGCGATTCGGAGGAGGAGGGACAGGAGGAAGGATGCAGCACGAGTGAGACTCGGGAAAAGAGTAAATCAAAAGGAACGAAGTCGTCGGGCAAGGAGAGCAGTTCTAGTACGAGGCAGAGATCAGAAAGGCCTAGTAGATGGTCAAAGAATAAGAGCTCATCTGGCAAATAG
- the LOC139941648 gene encoding uncharacterized protein isoform X2, protein MEPNVDKPEDTDMEATSSEVKGLKEELAETKEKLATVQEELAVSEESRNKLEKYNEELQEKVETLSQELLAIRGTLERSVKDVGCQIDPIIDMTTSDVTSTDRVVPSDWVMEEQTAGTSSQSVADSVKAAAEAAVNRSGFVLDTTSGMYYDCNSGYYYDQVNKLYYDPNSGIYYYFDERSSSYQFHSQIELPAFYGARQKHSGKGRGRGFEKKTGKRRVEETRERKDSAYDEDCEIVEMEQDTRQGQKQKRRRTGLLIDLGRSSEEKERVKSRRDRHEVKLRKKHRSHSREEVRGDVEVVKSRHGYNRRKQSRERRRKQRLEGHSRKKAKKSEGKRRRSKEDDHSYHRTQDELMVTEVLSEGEIGVDEGPDEEVESNGQVRPEQEDDKLHSKTDQRPLENEKVKKATQKDAQTSPETGRGSSEGSTAKDDSQSGEEVKTDEDKGQQAKGQGSAEQEGDNAAVVPNLETEAGEVEPATETGLEIGSKGDKAEDNSYEEIVEDVMIIEEDGEEFIVLSSDELEEGELSESESSGSDFSNTSSYESDSDISDDELEEIDLDSDNSNGIEVLKVDYPPCIRMIVTKSDTIKPLGSLFIVTCSGGTIGREGSSHILLIPSVKVSKRHAQIVYESEERQYTIKDLGSQNGTIINGKAISEQRVVSEPHPLSHRDYITIGGTTIRLHIHAGDETCDECEPGQVQALIAIQQQNEPGTASSSTKQDKEQQRKKELRQLKKKFNLTKDDFVNKDPSLMNSAYTDRAGDRRRTVGSDNPYQPHDEPASVDRAISSTNLGHKLLSKMGWSEGQSLGKNDQGIKEPIKAMVHTKNAGLGAGMVQSLDQVPFIRHRNNEKWDRARKRYNLINPPGVFHNQGRAAQQAPPAWVQGGAEQVETSRKDQAANTGHGFAVVQLPLATQRQMQQDRSNEIVEIWDDSMETSPDQEKVEDGSGQNELVKQTNDSSSADKHEHGKAAVDDYERLLLGTVGETLNDAGMGSQMEVRSSETFVKRKEGKVGRQLRKRSDNDVEAEAGSSEKNLTRNETVDSLGKKDCQSKSVDESIQLPTTSTDQNITSSEIASENLSVVEKTTEKEQNEGVEDNIDKSDNIDKSDNVDKLDNIDKSESESRSGKDQSEKEPDRVAFKMTAEGAGSLNGKGKIALKWNKGGKEKLTSNLLAFEKSDSEEEGQEEGCSTSETREKSKSKGTKSSGKESSSSTRQRSERPSRWSKNKSSSGK, encoded by the exons ATGGAG CCTAATGTGGACAAGCCAGAAGATACTGACATGGAGGCCACGAGTTCAGAGGTCAAAGGTCTCAAAGAAGAACTTGCTGAGACAAAGGAAAAGCTCGCAACAGTTCAGGAGGAACTTGCTGTTTCCGAGGAGTCCAGAAACAAGTTGGAGAAATACAACGAGGAATTGCAAGAGAAG GTGGAAACATTGAGTCAAGAATTACTTGCAATCCGCGGAACTCTGGAGAGATCTGTGAAGGATGTCGGTTGTCAGATAGACCCAATAATTGATATGACAACATCAGACGTAACCTCGACAGATAGAGTCGTCCCATCAGATTGGGTCATGGAAGAACAAACGGCT GGTACGTCATCTCAGTCTGTAGCTGATAGTGTAAAGGCCGCTGCTGAGGCTGCTGTTAATAGGAGTGGCTTTGTCTTGGATACAACATCCGGCATGTACTATGATTGCAACTCCGGTTATTACTACGATCAG gtgAACAAACTATATTACGATCCCAACTCTGGAATTTACTACTACTTCGATGAAAGGTCTTCCTCGTACCAGTTCCATTCTCAAATAGAACTCCCAGCATTCTATGGGGCAAGACAGAAGCATTCTGGGAAGGGTCGGGGTCGAGGTTTCGAGAAGAAGACCGGGAAAAGACGAGTGGAGGAGACAAGAGAG AGGAAAGACAGTGCTTATGATGAAGACTGTGAAATTGTCGAGATGGAACAGGATACCAGACAAGGACAGAAACAGAAACGCAGAAGGACTGGCTTGTTGATCGACCTCGGCAGGAGTTCCGAAGAAAAAGAGCGTGTCAAATCTCGAAGAGATCGACACGAGGTTAAACTGAGGAAGAAGCATCGCTCTCATAGTCGAGAAGAAGTGCGTGGTGATGTTGAAGTGGTCAAAAGTCGACACGGTTATAACAGGAGAAAGCAGTCTAGAGAAAGAAGACGGAAACAGCGACTTGAGGGACATTCAAGAAAGAAAGCTAAGAAGTCGGAAGGTAAGCGGCGGAGGAGTAAGGAGGATGACCATAGTTACCATCGCACGCAGGATGAGCTCATGGTGACGGAGGTGCTGTCTGAGGGTGAGATTGGAGTGGACGAAGGACCTGATGAAGAGGTTGAAAGTAACGGCCAAGTGAGACCTGAACAAGAAGATGATAAACTTCATTCTAAGACGGATCAGAGACCCTTGGAAAATGAGAAAGTTAAGAAGGCAACTCAGAAAGACGCCCAAACCAGTCCCGAAACAGGAAGGGGTAGCTCCGAAGGATCAACCGCCAAAGATGACTCGCAGAGCGGGGAAGAGGTCAAGACGGACGAGGACAAAGGTCAGCAGGCCAAAGGTCAGGGGTCAGCAGAACAGGAAGGAGACAACGCCGCCGTCGTTCCCAATCTTGAAACAGAAGCGGGGGAAGTGGAACCTGCGACAGAAACGGGTCTTGAAATTGGGAGCAAAGGCGACAAAGCAGAGGACAATTCCTACGAGGAGATCGTTGAAGATGTTATGATTATTGAGGAGGACGGAGAGGAATTTATCGTCTTAAGTTCAGACGAATTGGAAGAAGGAGAGTTGTCGGAGAGCGAGTCGTCTGGGTCGGACTTCAGCAATACCAGCTCTTACGAATCTGACAGCGATATATCGGACGACGAGTTAGAAGAAATAGATTTGGATTCTGATAATTCAAATGGAATAGAAG TTCTGAAGGTGGACTACCCGCCGTGTATTCGGATGATCGTGACCAAGTCGGATACCATCAAACCACTGGGATCACTCTTCATTGTGACATGTTCAGGTGGAACAATTGGAAG AGAGGGCAGCAGTCACATTTTGCTCATCCCTAGTGTGAAGGTGAGCAAGCGTCATGCTCAGATTGTGTACGAGTCCGAAGAACGACAGTACACCATCAAAGATCTTGGCAGTCAGAATGGAACGATAATCAATGGCAAGGCAATATCAGAG CAACGTGTGGTGAGTGAACCACATCCGTTATCCCACCGTGACTACATCACCATTGGAGGTACTACGATTAGACTCCACATCCATGCTGGGGACGAAACGTGTGATGAATGCGAACCGGGACAGGTCCAAGCATTGATTGCAATCCAGCAACAGAATGAAccag GGACGGCATCATCGAGCACTAAGCAAGACAAGGAACAACAGCGCAAGAAGGAGCTTCGGCAACTCAAGAAGAAATTCAACCTAACTAAGGATGACTTTGTGAATAAGGATCCGTCCTTGATGAACTCTGCATACACTGATCGAGCGGGAGACAGACGTCGTACAGTAGGAAGCGATAACCCGTATCAACCTCATGATGAGCCTGCTTCAGTAGATAG AGCGATAAGTTCCACTAATCTTGGTCATAAGTTGCTGTCAAAGATGGGTTGGTCAGAGGGTCAGTCGCTTGGCAAGAACGACCAAGGAATCAAAGAACCG ATTAAAGCAATGGTCCACACTAAGAATGCAGGTCTTGGTGCTGGCATGGTGCAGAGTCTCGATCAAGTGCCGTTTATCAGACACAGAAATAACGAGAAATGGGATCGAGCACGAAAGCGTTATAATCTCATCAATCCGCCGGGGGTCTTTCATAACCAAGGCAGGGCGGCACAGCAAGCACCGCCGGCCTGGGTACAAGGTGGAGCAGAACAAGTTGAAACGAGTCGAAAGGACCAAGCGGCAAACACTGGGCATGGTTTTGCAGTTGTGCAGTTACCGCTAGCTACGCAGAGACAAATGCAACAGGATCGATCAAATGAGATTGTTGAGATTTGGGATGATTCGATGGAGACCTCTCCGGATCAGGAGAAGGTCGAAGACGGTTCTGGACAGAATGAGCTCGTCAAACAAACGAATGATAGCAGTTCTGCTGATAAACACGAACATGGAAAAGCAGCTGTTGATGACTATGAGAGATTGCTGCTAGGTACTGTAGGAGAAACCCTCAATGATGCTGGTATGGGTTCCCAAATGGAAGTGAGAAGTAGCGAGACGTTTGTGAAAAGGAAAGAAGGGAAGGTGGGTAGACAGTTACGGAAAAGATCAGACAATGATGTCGAGGCTGAGGCTGGTAGCAGTGAGAAGAACTTGACTAGGAATGAAACTGTGGACAGTCTAGGCAAAAAGGATTGTCAGTCAAAATCAGTTGATGAATCAATACAGTTGCCGACTACATCCACGGATCAAAATATTACGAGTTCTGAGATTGCCTCTGAGAATCTATCAGTAGTCGAAAAAACAACTGAAAAGGAACAAAATGAAGGAGTGGAAGATAACATTGATAAGTCAGATAACATTGATAAGTCAGATAATGTTGATAAGTTAGATAACATTGATAAGTCGGAGTCGGAGTCACGATCTGGTAAAGATCAAAGCGAAAAGGAACCGGACAGAGTTGCATTCAAGATGACCGCAGAAGGTGCGGGGAGCTTGAACGGCAAAGGAAAGATCGCATTGAAATGGAATAAAGGCGGTAAGGAGAAACTGACGTCGAATCTGTTGGCATTTGAGAAAAGCGATTCGGAGGAGGAGGGACAGGAGGAAGGATGCAGCACGAGTGAGACTCGGGAAAAGAGTAAATCAAAAGGAACGAAGTCGTCGGGCAAGGAGAGCAGTTCTAGTACGAGGCAGAGATCAGAAAGGCCTAGTAGATGGTCAAAGAATAAGAGCTCATCTGGCAAATAG